A part of Haloarchaeobius sp. HME9146 genomic DNA contains:
- the map gene encoding type II methionyl aminopeptidase, with protein sequence MSETEVDLDAEKYEKHREAGRILAEVRDEAAEMVEVGTSHLEVAEWAEERIRELGGQPAFPVNISIDEEAAHATPSIDDDSVFGEEMVNLDIGVCIDGWLADTAVTVDLSGNPELAEASEEALDAALDVVEAGVDTGTIGAEIEDVIKGYGFNPVVNLSGHGLGHWEQHTDPNIPNRAVSQGTTLEVGDVVAIEPFATDGSGKVSEGADEEIFALEREASVRDRNARQALEQITEEFKTLPFATRWLDIARPEMALRRLKMNDIVHGYPVLKEDDGKLVSQKEHTVIVTEDGCEVTTRSR encoded by the coding sequence ATGAGCGAGACCGAGGTCGACCTGGACGCAGAGAAGTACGAGAAACACCGAGAGGCCGGCCGCATCCTCGCCGAGGTACGGGACGAGGCCGCTGAGATGGTCGAGGTGGGCACGAGCCACCTCGAGGTCGCGGAGTGGGCCGAAGAGCGCATCCGCGAACTCGGCGGCCAGCCGGCGTTCCCCGTCAACATCTCCATCGACGAGGAAGCCGCCCACGCGACGCCGAGCATCGACGACGACTCCGTCTTCGGCGAGGAGATGGTCAACCTCGACATCGGCGTCTGCATCGACGGCTGGCTGGCCGACACCGCCGTCACGGTCGACCTCTCGGGGAACCCCGAACTCGCCGAGGCGTCCGAGGAGGCACTGGACGCGGCCCTGGACGTGGTCGAGGCCGGCGTCGACACCGGCACCATCGGCGCGGAGATCGAGGACGTCATCAAGGGCTACGGTTTCAACCCGGTCGTGAACCTCTCCGGCCACGGGCTGGGCCACTGGGAGCAACACACCGACCCGAACATCCCGAACCGCGCCGTCTCGCAGGGCACGACCCTCGAAGTCGGCGACGTGGTCGCCATCGAACCGTTCGCGACCGACGGGAGCGGAAAGGTCTCCGAGGGAGCCGACGAGGAGATCTTCGCGCTCGAGCGGGAGGCCTCGGTCCGGGACCGCAACGCCCGACAGGCGCTCGAACAGATCACCGAGGAGTTCAAGACGCTCCCGTTCGCGACCCGCTGGCTCGACATCGCCCGTCCCGAGATGGCGCTGCGTCGGCTGAAGATGAACGACATCGTCCACGGCTACCCGGTGCTCAAAGAGGACGATGGGAAGCTCGTCAGTCAGAAAGAACACACCGTCATCGTCACTGAAGACGGCTGTGAAGTGACCACCCGGTCACGATAA
- the ppk1 gene encoding polyphosphate kinase 1, with the protein MADDSPPVESVVDHDYDLDAPEYYLNRELSELAFQRRVLHEAIDERNPLLERVKFLSIFTSNLDEFFMKRVGGLKQQMAVDVTDTTPDGRTPQEQWEEIMQETRPMFEEQARCYREDIRPALADQGIYVVDHDDLEPHEQQDLREYFERSVLPTLTPLTFDPAHPFPFISNLSLSLAVLTRKSPDAEPKFSRIKIPGNRPRLVQVGDSHTYVPIEGIIAANLDLLFPDVEVLDHSMFRVTRNAEVRRNEEVAEDLIDMIEEVLRERRFATVVRLELEADTPDRVRELLKEHLDVTEREIFEREGPLDYRDLMGLTDLDRPDLKLDPWTPQPHPRLLESRMEEEDRDLFDTIQQRDMLVHHPYHSFSKTVHTFIDDAAHDPDVLAIKAAIYRTSRDSNVIQSLIEAARNGKQVAVMVELKARFDEENNLRWVKKLEEEGIHVAYGTPGYKTHTKTTLVVREEGDDVELYSHVGTGNYHSETAKTYVDIGLLTANKDIGQDLVKLFNFFTGHSMHDQYRELLIAPGNMRKDFEAMIRHEAVVAREGGEGRIVAKMNRLEDPGIVRELYEASIAGVDIELYVRDICRLRPGLDGVSENIDVYSVVGRFLEHSRIWYFENDDPGFYIGSADWMTRNLDNRIEAVTPVENTDLQEELWAILQLNGADNRKCWEMNADGTYEQRRPSADETVVNMQERLMEQKRAAVHEVDQNSWTPGILDDR; encoded by the coding sequence ATGGCAGACGACTCCCCACCGGTCGAATCAGTCGTGGACCACGACTACGACCTCGACGCCCCCGAGTACTACCTCAACCGCGAGCTCAGCGAACTCGCCTTCCAGCGGCGGGTACTGCACGAGGCCATCGACGAGCGCAATCCCCTCCTCGAACGGGTGAAGTTCCTCTCCATCTTCACCTCGAACCTCGACGAGTTCTTCATGAAGCGGGTCGGCGGCCTGAAACAGCAGATGGCGGTCGACGTGACCGACACCACGCCCGACGGTCGCACGCCCCAAGAGCAGTGGGAAGAGATCATGCAAGAGACGCGCCCGATGTTCGAGGAGCAGGCGCGCTGTTACCGCGAGGACATCAGGCCGGCGCTCGCGGACCAGGGCATCTACGTCGTCGACCACGACGACCTCGAGCCCCACGAACAGCAGGACCTGCGTGAGTACTTCGAGCGCTCCGTGCTCCCGACGCTGACCCCGCTGACGTTCGACCCGGCCCACCCGTTCCCGTTCATCTCGAACCTCTCGCTCTCACTCGCCGTGTTGACCCGGAAGAGCCCGGACGCCGAGCCGAAGTTCTCGCGCATCAAGATTCCCGGGAACCGGCCGCGGCTCGTCCAGGTCGGCGACAGTCACACCTACGTGCCCATCGAGGGCATCATCGCGGCGAACCTCGACCTGCTGTTCCCCGACGTGGAGGTGCTCGACCACTCGATGTTCCGGGTCACCCGGAACGCCGAGGTCCGGCGGAACGAGGAGGTCGCAGAGGACCTCATCGACATGATAGAGGAGGTCCTGCGCGAGCGCCGGTTCGCGACCGTGGTACGCCTCGAGCTCGAGGCCGACACCCCCGACCGCGTGCGGGAGCTACTGAAAGAACACCTGGACGTGACCGAGCGCGAGATATTCGAACGGGAGGGCCCGCTCGACTACCGCGACCTGATGGGGCTGACCGACCTCGACCGACCCGACCTCAAACTCGACCCGTGGACGCCACAGCCGCACCCGCGGCTGCTCGAGTCCCGGATGGAGGAGGAAGACCGGGACCTCTTCGACACCATCCAGCAGCGGGACATGCTGGTCCATCACCCGTACCACTCGTTCTCGAAGACGGTCCACACGTTCATCGACGACGCGGCCCACGACCCCGACGTGCTGGCCATCAAGGCCGCCATCTACCGCACCTCGCGCGACTCGAACGTCATCCAGAGCCTCATCGAGGCGGCCCGCAACGGGAAGCAGGTCGCGGTGATGGTCGAGTTGAAGGCGCGCTTCGACGAGGAGAACAACCTGCGGTGGGTGAAGAAACTCGAAGAAGAGGGTATCCACGTCGCGTACGGGACGCCCGGCTACAAGACCCACACCAAGACGACGCTCGTGGTTCGCGAGGAGGGCGACGACGTCGAACTGTACTCCCACGTCGGAACCGGGAACTACCACTCCGAGACGGCGAAGACGTACGTCGACATCGGCCTGCTCACCGCGAACAAGGACATCGGGCAGGACCTCGTGAAGCTGTTCAACTTCTTCACCGGGCACTCGATGCACGACCAGTACCGCGAGTTGCTCATCGCGCCCGGAAACATGCGCAAAGACTTCGAGGCGATGATTCGCCACGAGGCGGTGGTCGCCCGCGAGGGCGGCGAGGGCCGCATCGTCGCGAAGATGAACCGGCTGGAGGACCCCGGCATCGTCAGAGAGCTGTACGAGGCGTCCATCGCGGGCGTCGACATCGAGCTCTACGTCCGTGACATCTGCCGGCTCCGACCGGGCCTCGACGGCGTGAGCGAGAACATCGACGTGTACAGCGTCGTCGGGCGGTTCCTCGAACATTCTCGCATCTGGTACTTCGAGAACGACGACCCCGGCTTCTACATCGGGTCGGCCGACTGGATGACGCGCAACCTCGACAACCGCATCGAGGCGGTCACCCCCGTCGAGAACACCGACCTGCAGGAGGAGCTGTGGGCCATCCTGCAGCTCAACGGTGCGGACAACCGCAAGTGCTGGGAGATGAACGCCGACGGTACCTACGAACAGCGTCGCCCGTCAGCAGACGAGACGGTCGTCAACATGCAGGAACGACTGATGGAACAGAAGCGTGCGGCGGTCCACGAGGTGGACCAGAACTCGTGGACGCCGGGGATTCTCGACGACCGGTAG
- a CDS encoding metallophosphoesterase family protein: MSAPEPAFSDTAAAWHRTVDADDWDDIYVVGDVHGCFDALQHLLQEIDPSEDDLVLFVGDLVRKGPDSRGVVQLVRESPNMLSVRGNNEEKLIRGEKTLDELSAVDMEYIASMPVAISFDESLVVHGGIDPRKPLADHSVDDVQNMRSLAPGGSYDRPYWFEEYDSAPKVFFGHTVLDAPVHREWAVGLDTGCVYGGELTAYDYWADEFIAVPLDREGKGRKSSKIVTPPGRKVA; this comes from the coding sequence ATGAGCGCACCAGAACCAGCCTTCTCGGACACAGCGGCCGCCTGGCATCGAACCGTCGACGCGGACGACTGGGACGACATCTACGTCGTCGGGGACGTTCACGGCTGCTTCGACGCGTTGCAGCACCTCCTGCAGGAGATAGACCCGAGCGAGGACGACCTCGTCCTCTTCGTCGGCGACCTCGTCCGCAAGGGCCCGGACAGTCGCGGCGTCGTCCAGCTCGTCCGCGAGTCCCCGAACATGCTGTCGGTCCGCGGGAACAACGAGGAGAAGCTCATCCGCGGGGAGAAGACGCTCGACGAACTGAGCGCGGTCGACATGGAGTACATCGCGTCGATGCCGGTCGCCATCTCGTTCGACGAGTCGCTCGTCGTCCACGGCGGCATCGACCCGCGCAAGCCCCTGGCAGACCACAGCGTCGACGACGTCCAGAACATGCGCTCGCTCGCACCCGGTGGGAGCTACGACCGACCATACTGGTTCGAGGAGTACGACAGCGCGCCGAAGGTGTTCTTCGGCCACACCGTCCTCGACGCGCCAGTTCACCGCGAGTGGGCCGTCGGCCTCGACACCGGCTGCGTCTACGGCGGGGAGCTGACCGCGTACGACTACTGGGCTGACGAGTTCATCGCCGTCCCGCTCGACCGCGAGGGGAAGGGACGCAAATCGTCGAAAATCGTTACCCCGCCCGGCCGCAAGGTAGCGTAA